The following are from one region of the uncultured Hyphomonas sp. genome:
- a CDS encoding DUF3604 domain-containing protein, whose amino-acid sequence MKYLGQASLAALLLAAACTAAQKTTPAPETSASTPETLAATTPPEAAPPAPENRVALFGDLHVHTGQSFDAFISSVRATPDDAYRFAKGEKITTDGGYDVQLNGPLDFLAVTDHGEYMGVMPAMATPGTALSKTNFAKTVFGPDAENPAQSFQKVGLTIVSGDEIEEIYDRDVIDSAWQRAIDAAERHYEPGKFTTFAGYEFTAMTPVLESKIPAAANLHRNVIFRGEAPPRLFSTLDSPNPEDLWQWMDAQRADGRDVMSIPHNSNASNGEMFASETYEGGELTADYAVTRMRNEPVIEITQIKGTSEAHPALSPNDEWANFELYETFIGSAAKTSPHIGDYARTALARGLGLADTKGFNPFRFGFIGSSDTHIGAGPFIEETFWGKFPVDGADPAKRHSIPPNGEKTWDADEARIAIPADGVMVPNMRRLLAASQYSASGLAGVWADENTREAIFDAIRRKETFGTSGPRLKARMFASFDFGDAILDDPDLVASAYETGVPQGGDLTGSGAAPEILAWAMRDPDSYPLQRLQVVKVWTDADGTAHEAVYDAACSGGALPDPDTHRCPDNGASVDLADCSTIDGTGAGEMKALWTDPDFDPARRSAYYVRVLENPSCRWSSWDAARNGTPPNPDMPAIIQERAWTSPVWYNPQG is encoded by the coding sequence ATGAAATACCTGGGACAGGCCAGCCTGGCCGCCTTGTTGCTGGCGGCTGCCTGCACGGCTGCACAGAAGACAACACCGGCGCCGGAAACCTCTGCAAGCACACCGGAAACACTGGCCGCGACGACACCGCCCGAAGCCGCGCCCCCTGCCCCGGAAAACCGCGTGGCCTTGTTCGGTGACCTGCACGTCCATACCGGCCAGTCCTTTGACGCGTTCATCTCGTCCGTCCGTGCGACGCCGGACGATGCCTACCGGTTTGCCAAGGGGGAAAAGATCACCACCGATGGCGGTTATGACGTCCAGCTGAACGGCCCGCTCGATTTCCTCGCCGTGACCGATCACGGCGAATATATGGGCGTCATGCCGGCCATGGCGACTCCTGGCACAGCCCTGTCGAAAACCAACTTTGCCAAAACCGTCTTTGGACCGGACGCGGAAAACCCCGCCCAGTCTTTTCAGAAAGTCGGCCTGACCATTGTGTCGGGGGACGAGATTGAAGAGATCTATGACCGGGACGTGATCGATTCGGCCTGGCAGCGCGCCATCGATGCGGCAGAGCGCCATTACGAGCCAGGCAAGTTCACGACGTTCGCCGGATACGAATTCACCGCCATGACGCCGGTGCTGGAATCGAAAATCCCGGCAGCCGCGAACCTCCACCGCAATGTCATCTTCCGGGGCGAGGCACCGCCGCGCCTGTTCTCCACCCTCGATTCGCCGAACCCGGAGGATCTCTGGCAGTGGATGGATGCTCAGCGCGCCGACGGCCGGGACGTCATGTCCATCCCGCACAATTCGAACGCCTCCAATGGCGAGATGTTCGCGTCCGAAACCTATGAGGGCGGTGAGCTGACGGCGGACTATGCCGTCACCCGTATGCGCAATGAGCCGGTGATCGAGATCACCCAGATCAAAGGCACGTCCGAGGCCCACCCCGCCCTCTCGCCGAATGACGAATGGGCCAATTTCGAACTCTACGAGACGTTCATCGGCAGCGCGGCGAAAACGTCTCCGCATATCGGAGACTATGCCCGCACGGCGCTGGCCCGCGGCCTCGGCCTTGCGGACACGAAAGGCTTCAACCCGTTCCGGTTCGGCTTCATCGGCTCCAGCGACACGCATATCGGGGCCGGTCCATTCATTGAGGAAACCTTCTGGGGCAAGTTCCCGGTCGATGGCGCAGATCCGGCCAAGCGCCATTCCATTCCACCCAACGGAGAGAAAACCTGGGATGCCGACGAAGCCCGGATCGCCATTCCCGCCGATGGCGTGATGGTTCCGAACATGCGCCGCCTGCTGGCCGCCAGCCAGTACAGCGCCTCAGGCCTCGCCGGTGTGTGGGCGGATGAAAACACGCGCGAAGCGATCTTCGACGCGATCCGCCGCAAGGAGACTTTCGGCACCTCCGGCCCGCGCCTGAAGGCCCGCATGTTCGCAAGCTTCGATTTCGGTGACGCGATACTGGACGACCCGGACCTTGTCGCCAGCGCCTATGAAACCGGTGTGCCCCAGGGCGGCGACCTGACCGGCAGCGGCGCCGCGCCCGAGATCCTTGCCTGGGCGATGCGCGATCCGGACTCCTATCCCCTGCAGCGCCTGCAGGTGGTGAAAGTCTGGACAGATGCAGATGGCACCGCGCATGAGGCCGTCTATGACGCCGCCTGTTCCGGCGGGGCCCTGCCCGACCCGGACACCCACCGGTGCCCGGACAATGGTGCCAGCGTCGATCTGGCCGACTGTTCCACCATAGACGGCACAGGTGCCGGCGAGATGAAAGCGCTGTGGACCGATCCGGACTTCGACCCGGCCCGGCGCTCAGCCTATTATGTCCGTGTGCTGGAAAATCCGTCCTGCCGCTGGTCCAGCTGGGACGCGGCCCGTAACGGCACGCCGCCCAATCCGGACATGCCCGCCATAATCCAGGAACGGGCCTGGACCAGTCCGGTCTGGTACAATCCGCAGGGATGA
- a CDS encoding CoA ester lyase → MSQKTPRNFFKPLAIGAPEPMRDLPVKLERMIHFVPPHLDKVRAKVPSMAPGVDVILANLEDAIPADAKDAARAGAIEMANMYDWQGKGTGFWSRVNPLNSPWFQEDVSQLVLNAGHQLDVIMLPKVEGPWDIHFADQYVAQLEAKAGLTRPILFHAILETAQGMALVEDIALASPRMQGISLGPADLAADRKMKTTRVGGGHPFYRVIEDPKEDGSDRASAQQDPWHYTIARMVDACRMAGINAFYGPFGDIADLDACEQQFRNAFLLGCAGTWSLHPNQIAIAKKVFSPDPDEVKFARKILAAMPDGTGVAMIDGKMQDDATWKQAKVISDLADLVAGKDPDLAAAYAG, encoded by the coding sequence ATGTCACAGAAAACACCGCGCAATTTCTTCAAACCGCTCGCCATCGGCGCGCCGGAGCCGATGCGGGACCTTCCCGTCAAGCTGGAGCGGATGATCCATTTCGTCCCGCCGCACCTGGATAAAGTGCGCGCCAAGGTGCCGTCCATGGCCCCGGGCGTGGATGTGATCCTCGCCAACCTCGAAGACGCGATCCCCGCCGATGCCAAGGATGCCGCCCGCGCCGGCGCCATCGAAATGGCCAACATGTATGACTGGCAGGGCAAGGGCACCGGTTTCTGGAGCCGCGTGAACCCGCTGAACTCCCCCTGGTTTCAGGAAGACGTCTCCCAGCTGGTCCTCAATGCCGGCCACCAGCTGGACGTGATCATGCTGCCCAAAGTTGAAGGCCCGTGGGACATTCACTTCGCTGACCAGTATGTCGCCCAGCTGGAAGCCAAAGCGGGGCTCACCCGCCCGATCCTGTTCCACGCCATCCTCGAAACCGCGCAGGGCATGGCGCTGGTGGAAGATATCGCCCTCGCCTCCCCGCGCATGCAGGGCATCAGCCTCGGCCCGGCAGACCTTGCCGCCGACCGCAAGATGAAGACGACCCGCGTTGGCGGCGGCCACCCCTTCTACCGCGTGATCGAGGATCCGAAGGAAGATGGCAGCGACCGCGCCAGCGCCCAGCAGGACCCCTGGCACTACACGATTGCCCGTATGGTGGATGCCTGCCGCATGGCCGGAATCAACGCCTTCTACGGCCCGTTCGGCGACATTGCCGACCTCGACGCCTGCGAACAGCAATTCCGCAATGCCTTCCTGCTCGGCTGTGCGGGCACGTGGAGCCTGCACCCGAACCAGATCGCCATCGCGAAGAAAGTGTTCAGCCCGGATCCGGACGAAGTGAAATTCGCCCGCAAGATTCTCGCCGCCATGCCGGACGGCACGGGCGTCGCCATGATCGACGGCAAGATGCAGGACGACGCCACCTGGAAACAGGCCAAGGTGATCTCCGACCTCGCCGATCTCGTCGCGGGCAAGGATCCGGATCTGGCAGCGGCCTATGCGGGCTGA
- a CDS encoding DUF2721 domain-containing protein translates to MPDFTIPGDIAHVIQIAVAPVFLLAGIGAFLNVMTNRLGRVVDRWRKLEAGLADCDDEGRRLRVMELKILDRRMAHSNRAIALSTLAALLVCVVIIFLFTGQLLHVSITQAVSILFIAAMSVLVAALLSFLLEIRISSRTLRVARDTLKNRT, encoded by the coding sequence ATGCCCGACTTCACCATTCCCGGCGACATCGCCCACGTCATCCAGATTGCTGTTGCGCCCGTCTTCCTGCTGGCCGGTATCGGCGCATTCCTCAATGTGATGACGAACCGCCTCGGCCGGGTGGTGGACCGTTGGCGCAAACTGGAAGCCGGGCTTGCCGATTGCGATGATGAAGGCCGGCGCCTGCGGGTGATGGAACTCAAAATCCTCGACCGGCGCATGGCGCACTCGAACCGGGCCATCGCGCTCTCCACGCTGGCGGCCCTGCTTGTCTGCGTCGTGATCATTTTCCTGTTCACCGGCCAGTTGTTGCACGTGTCGATAACGCAGGCCGTCTCGATCCTGTTCATCGCCGCGATGAGCGTGCTGGTGGCCGCGCTGCTATCCTTCCTGCTGGAGATCCGCATTTCCAGCCGGACGCTGCGGGTGGCCCGCGATACACTGAAGAACCGGACCTAG
- a CDS encoding YqaE/Pmp3 family membrane protein: MSILMILLTILFPPVPVALKEGIGTQLLINVLLTLIGWLPGVVHAFWVQTRGSGAIEI, translated from the coding sequence ATGTCTATTCTGATGATCCTGCTGACCATCCTGTTCCCGCCAGTGCCGGTGGCCCTCAAGGAGGGGATCGGCACACAGCTTCTGATCAACGTGCTTCTTACGCTGATTGGCTGGCTCCCGGGTGTCGTCCACGCTTTCTGGGTCCAGACGCGCGGTTCGGGTGCAATCGAGATTTAA
- a CDS encoding tyrosine recombinase — MSDRARIEAFLEMMSAERGASPNTLDAYGRDLLDASEFCGGKLETAGARDLAGWLSDLAARGMAPSSQARKLSAVRRFFRFLFEEGDRKDDPTAKLDGPKPSRDVPDVLSREEMARLIDTCGEDLRLKALVELLYGAGLRVSELVSLTLGSLPRRKGERWVTRDVIIRGKGGKERLCPLGGPALAALSDWLAVREDTLPKNSLARTRAEKFVFPSRGKEGHLTRRRLGQLLEELAIMAGIRPGRVHPHALRHAYATHLLMGGADLRSVQTLLGHADIATTQIYTHVLTDELAELLETAHPLATR, encoded by the coding sequence ATGTCAGATCGCGCCCGTATCGAAGCCTTCCTTGAAATGATGTCCGCCGAGCGGGGGGCCTCGCCCAATACGCTCGACGCCTATGGGCGTGACCTGCTGGACGCGTCGGAATTTTGCGGTGGTAAACTGGAAACCGCCGGCGCGCGGGACCTCGCCGGATGGCTGTCGGATCTCGCCGCGCGCGGCATGGCGCCGTCTTCACAGGCACGCAAACTCTCCGCCGTCCGGCGCTTCTTCCGTTTCCTGTTCGAAGAAGGCGACCGCAAGGACGACCCGACCGCAAAGCTCGACGGGCCGAAGCCGTCCCGCGATGTGCCGGATGTGCTGTCGCGTGAGGAAATGGCCCGCCTGATCGATACCTGCGGGGAAGATCTGCGGCTGAAAGCGCTGGTCGAATTGCTCTATGGCGCGGGGCTTCGTGTGTCGGAACTGGTTTCGCTGACGCTCGGTTCCCTCCCCCGCCGCAAGGGGGAGCGCTGGGTGACGCGGGATGTCATCATTCGCGGTAAGGGCGGCAAGGAACGGCTGTGCCCGCTGGGCGGCCCGGCCCTGGCGGCCCTTTCAGACTGGCTGGCCGTGCGCGAAGACACCCTGCCGAAGAACAGCCTCGCCCGCACGCGCGCCGAGAAATTCGTCTTCCCCTCACGCGGAAAGGAAGGCCATCTGACGCGCCGGCGCCTTGGTCAATTGCTGGAAGAACTGGCGATCATGGCCGGTATCCGGCCGGGCCGGGTCCATCCCCACGCCCTGCGCCATGCCTATGCCACGCACCTCCTGATGGGCGGCGCAGACCTGCGCAGCGTACAGACCTTGCTGGGCCATGCCGACATCGCCACGACCCAGATCTATACCCACGTCCTGACCGACGAACTGGCTGAATTGCTGGAAACAGCCCACCCGCTGGCCACGCGCTGA